A region from the Buteo buteo chromosome 19, bButBut1.hap1.1, whole genome shotgun sequence genome encodes:
- the LOC142041831 gene encoding BPI fold-containing family C protein-like, with translation MVKICCSLLLLSLLSGQLDANPGLKVRITQKGLEYAKEVGLEILKQNMEKDHFPDLTGYEKFGLGNVKYNISRIHITAVEFPSASISLIPGTGIKLVIGNVSLTIDMNWNIRTWMFKDSGRSTVYISKVFVTAIFSTPLDNTGHTSIALTSCRTTSGDIDIKLSGKSGFLHNFFIKYLKKPIHRSLVTNSCPNIRSGIQLIDEDLRSLNVLMPIDDLAEVDYSLNSLPAVFRPFIDLDLKGIVYPAGNYTGPPYVAAPFTIPDQSDSMLHLAFSEYFFQTSSFAYYTTGAFSIAIEEETCSYFNISTEIFGSIIPEVAKYSVTPYPVMLKLRATEIPIISLEQDSFTVEIRGSMEVFAVLPDSTTQSLFTVNVAANTSIALNIFDQKLMGSLCLNRLQFSLAHSNVGFFEISLLENILSYILQTEVIPSANAKLSKGFPLPNLANVTLTRPHITIVQGYMLISTDVHYKH, from the exons ATGGTGAAGATTTGCTGTTCTCTCCTCCTCTTAAGTTTGCTCAGTGGGCAACTCGACGCCAACCCCGGACTCAAAGTGAGGATCACCCAGAAGGGGTTGGAATATG CCAAGGAGGTTGGGCTGGAAATCCTGAAGCAGAATATGGAGAAAGACCATTTCCCTGATTTGACTGGCTATGAGAAATTTGGGCTTGGTAATGTCAAATACAACATCTCAAG AATACACATCACTGCTGTTGAATTCCCCAGTGCTTCCATCTCCCTCATACCTGGGACTGGGATAAAACTGGTGATTGGAAATGTTTCTCTAACCATCGATATGAACTGGAACATAAGGACCTGGATGTT CAAAGACAGTGGAAGAAGCACAGTCTACATTTCAAAGGTGTTTGTTACTGCAATCTTTTCAACGCCCCTGGATAATACAGGTCATACATCAATAGCACTTACCAGCTGCCGGACAACTTCTGGTGATATAGACATTAAGCTGAGTGGAAAAAGTGG CTTCCTGCATAACTTCTTTATCAAGTATCTGAAGAAACCTATTCACAGGAGCCTGGTCACTAAT TCATGTCCCAACATCAGATCTGGGATCCAGTTGATAGATGAAGACCTCCGATCACTGAATG TCTTAATGCCGATTGATGATTTGGCTGAAGTAGACTACTCCTTAAATAGCTTGCCAGCAGTATTCCGACCATTCATTGACCTGGACTTAAAG GGGATAGTCTACCCAGCTGGAAACTACACTGGCCCTCCCTATGTGGCAGCTCCCTTCACCATCCCAGACCAAAGCGACTCCATGCTCCACCTTGCCTTCTCTGAGTATTTCTTTCAGACTTCCTCATTTGCGTACTACACCACAGGGGCCTTCAGCATCGCCATTGAAGAGGAG acttGCAGCTATTTTAATATAAGCACCGAGATATTTGGCAGTATCATCCCTGAG GTAGCGAAATATTCAGTTACACCCTACCCAGTGATGTTGAAGCTAAGGGCTACTGAAATACCTATCATCAGCTTAGAGCAGGATTCCTTCACGGTAGAGATTCGGGGCTCCATGGAGGTGTTTGCTGTTCTACCAGACTCAACCACCCAGTCATTGTTCACAGTGAACGTA gcaGCCAACACCAGCATTGCTCTGAATATATTTGACCAGAAATTGATGGGCTCACTATGTTTGAACAG GCTCCAGTTCTCGCTAGCCCACTCCAATGTTGGCTTTTTCGAG ATCTCGCTTCTGGAGAACATCCTGTCTTACATTTTACAGACTGAAGTCATTCCATCAGCTAATG ctaaactGTCAAAAGGATTCCCTCTTCCCAATCTGGCCAATGTTACCTTGACGAGACCTCACATTACAATTGTACAG GGATACATGTTGATTTCTACTGATGTCCACTACAAACACTAA
- the RTCB gene encoding RNA-splicing ligase RtcB homolog — MSRSYNDELQYLDKIDKNCWRIKKGFVPNMHVEGVFYVNDPLEKLMFEELRNACRGGGAGGFLPAMKQIGNVAALPGIVHRSIGLPDVHSGYGFAIGNMAAFDMNDPEAVVSPGGVGFDINCGVRLLRTNLDESDVQPVKEQLAQAMFDHIPVGVGSKGVIPMNAKDLEEALEMGVDWSLREGYAWAEDKEHCEEYGRMLQADPNKVSSRAKKRGLPQLGTLGAGNHYAEIQVVDDIYNEYAARKMGIDHKGQVCVMIHSGSRGLGHQVATDALVAMEKAMKRDKIIVNDRQLACARIASTEGQDYLKGMAAAGNYAWVNRSSMTFLTRQAFAKVFNTTPDDLDMHVIYDVSHNIAKVEQHVVDGKERTLLVHRKGSTRAFPPHHPLIAVDYQLTGQPVLIGGTMGTCSYVLTGTEQGMTETFGTTCHGAGRALSRAKSRRNLDFQDVLDKLADMGIAIRVASPKLVMEEAPESYKNVTDVVNTCHAAGISKKAIKLRPIAVIKG; from the exons ATGAGCCGCAGCTACAACGATGAGCTGCAGTACCTGGACAAGATCGATAAGAACTGCTGGAGGATCAAGAAGGGCTTCGTGCCGAACATGCAT GTGGAGGGCGTTTTCTACGTGAACGACCCCCTGGAGAAGCTGATGTTCGAGGAGCTGCGCAACGCCTGCCGCGGCGGAG GTGCAGGTGGTTTTTTGCCTGCAATGAAACAGATTGGGAATGTGGCTGCATTACCCGGCATTGTTCAT AGATCAATAGGCCTTCCAGATGTCCATTCTGGCTATGGGTTTGCCATTGGCAACATGGCCGCCTTTGATATGAATGATCCTGAAGCAGTGGTTTCACCAG GTGGTGTCGGTTTTGACATCAACTGTGGTGTCCGCTTACTACGTACAAATTTGGATGAAAGTGATGTGCAGCCTGTGAAGGAACAGCTCGCCCAGGCTATGTTTGACCACATTCCAGTTGGTGTCGGCTCCAAAGGTGTCATCCCCATGAATGCCAA GGATTTGGAAGAGGCACTAGAGATGGGTGTGGACTGGTCTCTCCGGGAAGGCTATGCCTGGGCAGAGGACAAGGAGCACTGTGAGGAATATGGAAGAATGCTTCAGGCTGACCCCAACAAGGTTTCCTCAAGAGCAAAGAAGAGGGGCCTGCCTCAG CTGGGGACCCTGGGAGCAGGAAATCATTACGCCGAGATCCAGGTTGTGGATGACATTTACAACGAATATGCTGCCAGGAAGATGGGCATCGACCACAAAGGGCAGGTGTGCGTGATGATCCACAGTGGCAGCAGAGGTCTGGGCCACCAGGTTGCCACAG ATGCGTTGGTGGCTATGGAAAAAGCTATGAAGCGGGACAAAATCATAGTGAATGATCGCCAGCTGGCATGTGCCAGGATTGCCTCCACAGAGGGACAGGATTACTTGAAGGGAATGGCAGCTGCTGGAAACTATGCATGGGTCAACCGCTCTTCTATGACTTTTCTAACAAGACAG gcCTTTGCCAAAGTCTTCAACACAACCCCAGATGACCTTGATATGCATGTTATCTATGATGTGTCTCACAACATTGCCAAAGTGGAGCAACATGTAGTGGATGGAAAGGAGCGGACTCTGCTGGTGCACAGAAAAGGATCAACCAGGGCCTTCCCTCCTCACCATCCTCTTATTGCTGTCGATTATCAA CTGACTGGACAGCCTGTTTTGATCGGCGGGACTATGGGCACCTGTAGCTATGTTCTTACTGGCACAGAGCAAGGCATGACCGAGACCTTTGGAACTACTTGCCATGGAGCT GGTCGTGCACTGTCTCGAGCCAAATCTCGACGTAACTTGGACTTCCAGGATGTATTGGACAAGCTGGCTGACATGGGCATTGCCATCCGTGTTGCTTCTCCCAAACTGGTCATGGAAGAA GCACCAGAGTCTTATAAGAACGTGACAGATGTGGTTAACACCTGCCATGCAGCTGGCATCAGCAAGAAAGCCATTAAACTGAGACCTATTGCTGTTATAAAAGGCTAG